The Burkholderia mayonis DNA window GATTCGGCGGGTCGGCGGGTCGGCGGGTCGGCGGGTCGGCGGGTCGGCGGGTCGGCGGGTCGGCGGGTCGGCGGGTCGACAAGTTTGACGAATTATCGAACCAGGGCATCGACAGCTCGAACGATTCGCTGGCCGATCAGACAATTGCCCAGGACGACAGCAACAGAGGATCAACGAGTCAGCGGCTCGTGCTCAGTGCTCGGTGCTCGGTGCTCGGTGCTCGGCGAATCGACAAATCGACAAATCGACAAATCGACAAATCGACAAATCGACAAATCGACAAATCGACAAATGCGACGATCCGCTGATCCGCCGAGTTCAACGAATTCGGCCGAATCGCACCGCCACTGCTCATCCACACGAAACCGAGCGCCCCAAGCAAACCGGACAAGTACATCGAACGAAGGAGGGCGAAGAAAAAGCGCCGATGCGCGACCGCCTCGCGCACGCCGATGCGCATACCGCGGCGCACGCCGGCCGCCGGTGCCGAGCGCCGCGTACCGCCGCGCGTCAGACGCGCGCGTCGCGCTCGACGTCGGCCCAGCAGTTCGGCGTCTCGTAGAGACGCACACGCTCGAGGCGCAGATTGACGCCGTAATGCGCATCGTAGACGTTCGCGAGGATGTCGAACGCGATCGCTGCGAGATTCTCGACGGTCGGAATCCGGTCGAGGACGACCGTCTTGTGGTCGGCCATCTTCTCGAGGAACGAGCGCACGACGTCGTCGCGCGCATAGACGAGGAACGCGTGATCCCACTTGCTGACGAGGTGCTCCATCGCGAGCGCCTTCACATCGGCGAAATCCATCACCATCCCGCGGTCGGGTGCGCCCTCGGTATCGACAAGATCGCCGCGCAGCGTGATTTCGAGCACATAGCGATGGCCGTGCAGATTCCGGCACTGGCTGCGGTGATCGGGGATGCGGTGGCCCGCGTCGAATTCGAGTTTTCGGGTAATCAGCACGATGAATGAAGCGTAAGGCTCAAGGAATGTTCAGGTACTTGTGCGTCTGCATCGACAGTCGCCACTGCGGATGGCGCTTGCACCAGTCGATCGCGAGCTTGGTGTTGAAGTCGCGCGACGGGCCGTCCATCGGCTGCACGAGGAAGTGCTCGAAGTCGAGCTTCGCATAATCGGCAAGGCGCTGCTTGTCCTGCGGCACCACCACCTTCAGTTCGTTGCCCTTCGTGACGACGAGCGGCGCATCGGCCTTCGGGCTCACGCAGACCCAGTCGATCGACTCGAGCAC harbors:
- the queD gene encoding 6-carboxytetrahydropterin synthase QueD, which produces MLITRKLEFDAGHRIPDHRSQCRNLHGHRYVLEITLRGDLVDTEGAPDRGMVMDFADVKALAMEHLVSKWDHAFLVYARDDVVRSFLEKMADHKTVVLDRIPTVENLAAIAFDILANVYDAHYGVNLRLERVRLYETPNCWADVERDARV